From Campylobacter showae:
GACGCTACAAACGAGATAGCTCGCATGGGTAAATCTATCGGCTACACCGGTAGAACGGCCGAAATGTTTAGAAGACATCAGGCTAACTGGCAAAATTTCGACCCTGATACGCTAATGGGTATCGGCGGCGACGTAAAAGGCGAATACTACGGTAAGCCTTGGCCGGCATGGGACGAAAAACACCCTGGCACTCCGATACTTTATGATATGAGCAAGTCTTACGCAGAGGGCGGTTGCGGATTTAGAAATCGTTTCGGCTTAGAGCATAACGGCGTTAGTCAGCTAGCCAGCGAGGATACGACTTTGGTAGGATCGGACGTAAAAGGCGGCTATCCGCAAATTACTAAAGAAAATATCGAAAAAGTCCTAGGCATAACCTTAACCGAAGAAGAAAAAAGGCTGATGGGAGCTACTTGGAGTACGGACCATAGCGGACTTATCTTAGAAAAATGCCGCGAAAAAGGCGTAGTGCCGTTTGGTAACGCAAGGGCTAGAATGATCGTTTGGGAATTCCTAGATCCAATCCCTAAACACCGCGAGCCTATCCACTCTCCGCGCTGGGATTTGGTGCAAAAATACCCGACTTTCGACGATCAGGCTAGAAACTTCCGCGTCGAAACGAAATATAAATCCGAGCAGCAAGCAAAAGACTGGAGTAAGGAATTCCCTATCGTATTTAGCACATTGCGCCTAGTAAATCTAAGCGGCGCTGGTATGATCGAGCGAACGAGTAAATATCTAGCGGCAATCACGCCTGAGATGTTTGCTAACGTCCACCCTGAGCTTGCTCTAAAATACGGTATCCAAGATCGCGATATGATGTGGATCCACTCTCCGCAAGGCACTAAGATCAAGGTTCGCTGCTATCATACTCAGATGGTTACGCCGGATAGAATTTGTATGCCGTATAACTTCGCGGGCGTTATGCAAGGCGTGAGCTTAGAAGACCGCTATCCTGAGGGCACTAAGCCTTATACGATCGGCGAGAGCTTTAATACCGTAACAAACTACGGCTTTGACCCGGTTACTCAAATTTCGGAATTTAACGCCGGACTTTGCAGGATAGAAAAAGCGGACGGAGAGGGCTTTAACACCTTCTTCCACGAATACGGCGAAAATAGAGTCTAAGGAGTAAGAGATGGCAAGAATGAAATTTTTCGTAGATACAAACAGATGTATCAGCTGCTTTGGATGCCAGGTCGCTTGCTCTTCGGCTCACGAGCTCCCGGTGGGGCTCTACCGCCGCAAGGTCATCACGCTAAACGACGGTATAGAGGGCAAGGAAGTATCGACTACGATAGCCTGCCAACACTGCACCGACGCTCCTTGCGAGCAGGTGTGCCCGGTGGATTGTTTTTACATCAGAGCCGACGGTATCGTGCTCCACGATAAAAACAAATGCATCGGCTGCGGATACTGCCTATATGCGTGTCCGTTCGGCGCGCCGCAGTTTCCTAGAGACGGAGCATTCGGCATCAAGGGCGCTATGGATAAGTGCACGATGTGTGCAGGAGGCCCTGAGGAGACGAACTCTCACGAGGAGCTTCATATGTACGGTCAAAACCGCATCTCAGAGGGCAAAGTCCCTATGTGCGCCGCCGTTTGCGCTACGAACGCGCTACTAGTAGGCGATGCCGCAGACGTGTCAAACGTATATCGCAAACGCGTTATGCTAAGACAAGCGGGCACTACTATCTAACTCAAATTCGGGGGCGACTCGCTCCCGAATTTTCTTTCAAATTTTACCTCTTAAATTTACTCAAATTTCAAAGTCGGATCAATCTGATAATCAAAAAATATAGCTTGTTGATAAGATTGATACTTGATATCCGTTTTTATTTTCGCTAAAGTTTTGAAATGGTAAAATAGCCGCATAAAACATATTTTATCGGAGTTTTTTATGAGCAAATTTTTAAAATTTATACTCGCGCTTTTTATCCCTTTTATGCTAAATGCAGCCGATACCGACTACGGCCCTGAGATACAGAGCATAAAAGATTCGTTCGTAAGCATTATGCAGCAGTATAAAGAGGGCAAGATCGACGAGGCAAAAACCACTACGCAAAATGCGTATTTTGGGCATTTCGAAAATATCGAAGCGGCAATCAGGGTAAATTTGGGGCAGAAAAAAGCCTACTCGATGGAGTCTAAATTCGGCAAAATCCGCAAAGCCATCATCGCTAAAAAATCCGTAGAAGAGATACAAGCGATAATGGACGAGCTAAACAAAGAGATGGATGAGGTTTTGCCCGTCATAAACACCGGTCACAAGCTAGTGGGCGAGTACTCCGATCCTAAAAACGCAGACGCCGCGCAGACCGCTAAGGCTACTGAGGCTAGCCAAACTACTGCGCAGCCTGCAAGCAGCACCGCTATCGAGCCGCACTGGCAGGTGGTTTATAACGATATAAAAACAGCTCTTAGCGCTGCGGCCGCGGCCTACGAAAAGGGCGATAAAGACGCAGCAAAACAGCAGATAAACAACAAAGCCAAATTTGAGCTATATCGCAACACGAAGTTAGAAGAGGCTATCCGTAGATTTATAGACGGCGGTCAGGGTATCGACGGCGACATCCAAAAACGCATGGGTTCGGCGATAATAGCGATAAACAACGATGTAGCCGCCGACGTACTAAAGTCAAATTTGGAAGAACTTGATGCGCTGATATACGAAAACGTCGCCAAGCTACCTATGGACTCGGGCTCGCTAGCTACCAACGTAGTTTTGCCTGATAGCGCCGAGGATGACGCGGCTACTGATTTTGCGCCCGTCGTTGCCAACATAAAGGTAAAAATCGCCGATGCGATCAAACTTTACGCCGCAAAAGACGTAGATAAAGCTATGAGCGATGCGCAGGATATTTACTTCGACGAGTTCGAAGGTAGCGGCATGGAAAATAAAGTAGGCGCGATAGACGTCGGTCTAAAAACTAAGATAGAAGGAAATTTCGGCGAAGTAGTCGCGCTGATGAAAGCGGGCGTGAGCGTCGAGAGACTCCAGCAAGCAGCCGATAATCTAGGTGCAAATTTAGACGCTGCGCTAGAAAAAACAAGCGGCAGCAGCTCGCCTTGGGCGCTATTTGTTTACGCGCTTACGGTCATACTGCGCGAGGGATTTGAGGCGCTTATCATCGTGGCGGCCGTCGTGGCGTATCTGCTAAAAACCGGCAACGAAAAGCGCATGAGTATCGTTTACAGCTCGCTTGGCGTAGCGGTCGTGCTAAGCTTTGTTATGGCGTGGATTATGAATTTGATATTTGCCGGCGCTGCAGGCCAAAAAAGAGAGGTGATGGAGGGCGCGGTAATGCTTATCGCCGTGGGACTGCTCTTTTACGTAGGTTTTTGGCTGCTTTCAAACGCAGGCGCGAAAAAATGGAGCAAATATATCCAAAGTCACGTCAGCGAGTCGATATCGGCTGGTTCTGCTAAGGCGCTTTGGTGGACGGTATTTTTAGCCGTATTTAGAGAGGGCGCGGAGACCGTGCTTTTCTATCAGGCGCTGATTTTCGACGCTAAAGATAGCGCAGGTTACTCGATGATAGCGCTGGGATTTGTAGTGGGGCTAGTCGTCTTGCTTGTTACTTACTACGTATTTAAAATTTTTGCTATCAAAATCCCGATCAAACCGTTTTTCTTGGTCACTTCGACGATCATCTTTTATATGTCGATCGTGTTTGTGGGCAAGGGACTTATGGAGTTCGTCGAGGGTAAAATTTTCGTTCCGACTAAGATCGAAGGCTTCCCTACTATCGAGTGGCTGGGCATTTATCCGTATTACGAGAGCTTGATACCGCAGGCTATCATGGTAGCGGCGCTAATCATCGGCGTGATCATAATGAAAAACAAGCAAGCCAAAGAGGCTTAAATTTGACGTTTCTAGCTTTCGCGGGTTGCCGCGAAGCTTAAAAATAAATTTACAAACCAATTAAAGGAGAGAACATGAACAAATTCGTTAAAACAGCTTTGGCATTCAGCCTTGCTGCTTCAGTTGCCCTAGCAGGCGAGTTTCCTATCGGCGATCCGGTAGAAATCAACGGTATGGAGATAGCTGCCGTTTATCTAGAGCCTATCGACATGGAGCCAAAGGGCATCGACCTAGCTCCTAGCAAAGCCGACATCCACCTAGAGGCCGACATACACGCTATCGAGGGAAACAAAAACGGTTTTGCGGCCGGCGAGTGGATTCCTTATCTAAAAGTTAATTACGAGCTAAAAAACCTAGATAACGGCAAAGTTAAAAAAGGTACGTTTATGCCTATGGTCGCTCAAGACGGTCCTCACTACGGAGCCAACCTAAAAATGGATACGGGCGTGGGCAACTACGAGCTAAAATTTCATATAGAAAATCCTGAAAAACAAGGCTTCGGTCGCCATGCGGATAAAGAAACCGGCGTAGGTAAATGGTTTGAGCCTTTCACTACGACTTATAAGTTCCAATATACCGGAGCGCCTGCTAAATAATTCGGGCTTAGAGCGGCTAAGCCCGCTCTAAATTTCACTTAAATTCTTAAATTTTAGGGCTGATCATGTCTATATATTTCGTCCAAGTTATCTCATCGTTACTGGGATTTGTCCTTTTTGCAGCGTTAAACAACGACAAAAAGATCCTAAAAGCGCTGTTTTTACCCTCGGTTTTGGGTATTGCTACAGGCATAGTCGTTTTTAAGATCGCTAGACTCGCGCTTCACGACGCCGGCGTGAAAATGGTGTTTGACGTGGCTACTTTGGTATTTTTGCTAGTTAGCGCGCTTTGGATTTTTATCAAATTTAACCCTGCAAAGATGATAACGTTTTTTGCTCTCGGTGCGGGCTACGGCCTCACGTACGCTCACGCTAGCGCGAATTTTCCGGTATTTGCCGGCGAGCTACTCGACACGCAGTCTATCATCAGCCTATTTTTGATGATATTTGCGTTTTTACTTTTACTGATTTTATTTTTCGTCGTTTCAAATTTAAAAGAGTGCCTATGCAAGCACGTCTTACGGACGTTTTCGCTTCTTTTACTTGCGGTTTTGATAGTGCAGGCTATTTCAAACACGGGACTTGAGTTTATGCGGGCGGGCATGATACCTACATATCCGTGGGCGCTCTCGCTCGTGGCTAAGGGCATTTACTATACGACATTTGCGCAGTATTTTTTTATCTTTTCGGTTTTGGTTTTGGCAGTTATAAATTTCAAAAAACGCCCGACTCCGCTCGTAAAATCGGTTGTGGGCTCAAATAAATTTAGATTTAACAACGCGGCTAGAAATTTCATGGCGGCAAACTCAAAAAGCAGCATAGCTATCGTCGTTACGGCTCTGATTTTCGGGCTTTACTACGATCTGCACGCATCTAAACCGCCTGAGATCTCTGATCCTATCGTCGTAGAACCCGTAAATAACGAGTTTAAATTTGACGTCGAAAAACTCGCCGACAATGAACTACACCGCTACGCCTACATAAACGACGAAGGTAGGGAGATAAGGTTTTTCCTCTTAAACCGCTTTTCAGACCGCGCTTCGCCGATCATCGTCTTTGACGCGTGCGCGATATGCGGTGACATGGGCTACGTCAAAAAAGGCGGCGATCTCATCTGCATCTCGTGTAACGTACGCATCTTTTTGCCGTCAGTCGGCAAAGAGGGCGGCTGCAACCCGATACCTATGCCGTTTGAATTTGACGGCAAATTTATAACCGTTACGCTCGACACCATCCAAAGCGGCGCGAACTACTTCTCAAAAGTCGTCGAAAAAACGGTGCTAGATCCGGTAAGCCGCAAAAAGGTAAGCAACATCGGCTCGAAATCTTATTTATACTACAACAGGACGTATTTCTTTGAAAACGAAAAAACTCAGGCGGAATTTGAAGCCAACCCTGAAAAATACGTCGATATAAACGGGACTTTAAAATGAAAAATATGCAACTAAGGCTCATAAAAAGCTCGATCACCGGCTCGAAGGTGCAAAAAGGAATGGCCTTTATCACCATACTTTTGGCGACGGTTTTGATCGCTTGTATGCTAAATATCACGCTAAAAATCGGCGATCAGATCGCTAGCGAGCTACGCGGCTACGGCTCAAACATCGTCGTCTTGCCAAAGGGCGAAGCGCTAGCTATCGAGATCGAGGGTAAAAATTTCACTCCGCTAAAATCGCAAAACTACCTAAACGAAGAGGATTTGCATAAGGTAAAGGAAATTTTTTGGCGAAATAACATCGTGGCGTTTGCTCCGTTTTTAAACGGCGAGGTAAAAGACGCTAGCGGCGAAAAATACCAAATCACTGGCACTTGGTTTGATAAATTTGCAAACGTGGCCGACGAGCCCGAGTTTAAAACGGGCGTTAAAACGCTATTTGGCTTTTGGGCGGTCGATGGCAAATGGATAGAAGATGACGATATGCAAAACGTACTCGTAGGCGAAAATTTAGCCGCGAAGCGAAATTTGAGCGTCGGCGGCGAGCTAAATTTAAACGGTCGTAGCGTAAAAATCGCGGGCGTGCTAAAAGGAGCCGGCGAAGAAAGCTATAAAATCGTAACCTCGCTAAAGCTCGCCCAGGAGCTTTTAGGCAAGCCCGGGCAGTACTCAAAAGCCGAGGTTTCAGCGATGACGATCCCAGAAAACGATCTATCCGTCAAGGCCAGGCGAAATCTAGACAATCTAGATAGCGCCGAGTACGATATGTGGTACTGCTCGGCCTACGTTAGCTCCATAGCCTATCAGATCGAGGAGAACTACGCGGGCGTAGCGGCCAAGGCGATGATGCAAGTAAGCGACGCCGAGAGTAACATCGTGAAAAAAATCCAAAGCCTAATGGGTATCGTTAGCATCATCGCGCTTGCGGTCTCCTCTATCGGCATTACATCGCTGATGACCAGCGAAATTTACAGGCGTAAAAAAGAGATCGGCCTGCTAAAAGCTATAGGTGCCAGCAACTTTGAAATTTATGCCCTTTTTGCGAGCGAAAGCCTAGTAGTGGCGTTTTTTGCGGGCATTTTGGGTGCGTTTTTGGGATATGCGCTTAGCTACATAATCGCTTACAGTATCTTTGGCTATGGCATCGGCATCGCTTGGATCGTGCTTCCGCTTAGTATCGCTTTTGCGCTTCTTATCTCGATCGCGGGCTCGCTCGTACCGATGAGAAGCGTCGTCAAACTATTGCCTGCGGAGGTGCTATATGATCGCAAATAAGGGCTTTTTTTACAACGTTATCTTTAAAAGTCTGCGCTTTGGCGCGGCTAGAGTCGGCGTCATCATCGTCTCTATCTTGCTTGGCGCGTGCGTGACGGCAGCGTTTGTAAACGTATATCTGGATATCGACTCAAAAGTAACCAAGGAGCTAAAAAGCTACGGCGCAAACGTGGTTTTCGCTCCGGCAGACCCCGTTAGTGACGCGATAGACGAGGCTAAATTTAACGAAAAGATCGCCAAAATCCCAAGCGACAAGCTAATCGGGCAGAGCGGATATCTTTTCACGCAGGTAAACATAGGCCCAACGACCGCGATCGCTATGGGTGTTAAATTTAGCGATCTAACGCGGGTTAAGCCGTTTTTAGAGGTTAAAGAGGGGCAAGGCATAACGCTTGATTTTGACG
This genomic window contains:
- a CDS encoding Fe-S-containing protein, producing MSIYFVQVISSLLGFVLFAALNNDKKILKALFLPSVLGIATGIVVFKIARLALHDAGVKMVFDVATLVFLLVSALWIFIKFNPAKMITFFALGAGYGLTYAHASANFPVFAGELLDTQSIISLFLMIFAFLLLLILFFVVSNLKECLCKHVLRTFSLLLLAVLIVQAISNTGLEFMRAGMIPTYPWALSLVAKGIYYTTFAQYFFIFSVLVLAVINFKKRPTPLVKSVVGSNKFRFNNAARNFMAANSKSSIAIVVTALIFGLYYDLHASKPPEISDPIVVEPVNNEFKFDVEKLADNELHRYAYINDEGREIRFFLLNRFSDRASPIIVFDACAICGDMGYVKKGGDLICISCNVRIFLPSVGKEGGCNPIPMPFEFDGKFITVTLDTIQSGANYFSKVVEKTVLDPVSRKKVSNIGSKSYLYYNRTYFFENEKTQAEFEANPEKYVDINGTLK
- the fdh3B gene encoding formate dehydrogenase FDH3 subunit beta yields the protein MARMKFFVDTNRCISCFGCQVACSSAHELPVGLYRRKVITLNDGIEGKEVSTTIACQHCTDAPCEQVCPVDCFYIRADGIVLHDKNKCIGCGYCLYACPFGAPQFPRDGAFGIKGAMDKCTMCAGGPEETNSHEELHMYGQNRISEGKVPMCAAVCATNALLVGDAADVSNVYRKRVMLRQAGTTI
- a CDS encoding iron transporter → MNKFVKTALAFSLAASVALAGEFPIGDPVEINGMEIAAVYLEPIDMEPKGIDLAPSKADIHLEADIHAIEGNKNGFAAGEWIPYLKVNYELKNLDNGKVKKGTFMPMVAQDGPHYGANLKMDTGVGNYELKFHIENPEKQGFGRHADKETGVGKWFEPFTTTYKFQYTGAPAK
- a CDS encoding FTR1 family iron permease, whose translation is MSKFLKFILALFIPFMLNAADTDYGPEIQSIKDSFVSIMQQYKEGKIDEAKTTTQNAYFGHFENIEAAIRVNLGQKKAYSMESKFGKIRKAIIAKKSVEEIQAIMDELNKEMDEVLPVINTGHKLVGEYSDPKNADAAQTAKATEASQTTAQPASSTAIEPHWQVVYNDIKTALSAAAAAYEKGDKDAAKQQINNKAKFELYRNTKLEEAIRRFIDGGQGIDGDIQKRMGSAIIAINNDVAADVLKSNLEELDALIYENVAKLPMDSGSLATNVVLPDSAEDDAATDFAPVVANIKVKIADAIKLYAAKDVDKAMSDAQDIYFDEFEGSGMENKVGAIDVGLKTKIEGNFGEVVALMKAGVSVERLQQAADNLGANLDAALEKTSGSSSPWALFVYALTVILREGFEALIIVAAVVAYLLKTGNEKRMSIVYSSLGVAVVLSFVMAWIMNLIFAGAAGQKREVMEGAVMLIAVGLLFYVGFWLLSNAGAKKWSKYIQSHVSESISAGSAKALWWTVFLAVFREGAETVLFYQALIFDAKDSAGYSMIALGFVVGLVVLLVTYYVFKIFAIKIPIKPFFLVTSTIIFYMSIVFVGKGLMEFVEGKIFVPTKIEGFPTIEWLGIYPYYESLIPQAIMVAALIIGVIIMKNKQAKEA
- a CDS encoding ABC transporter permease, whose translation is MKNMQLRLIKSSITGSKVQKGMAFITILLATVLIACMLNITLKIGDQIASELRGYGSNIVVLPKGEALAIEIEGKNFTPLKSQNYLNEEDLHKVKEIFWRNNIVAFAPFLNGEVKDASGEKYQITGTWFDKFANVADEPEFKTGVKTLFGFWAVDGKWIEDDDMQNVLVGENLAAKRNLSVGGELNLNGRSVKIAGVLKGAGEESYKIVTSLKLAQELLGKPGQYSKAEVSAMTIPENDLSVKARRNLDNLDSAEYDMWYCSAYVSSIAYQIEENYAGVAAKAMMQVSDAESNIVKKIQSLMGIVSIIALAVSSIGITSLMTSEIYRRKKEIGLLKAIGASNFEIYALFASESLVVAFFAGILGAFLGYALSYIIAYSIFGYGIGIAWIVLPLSIAFALLISIAGSLVPMRSVVKLLPAEVLYDRK